One window from the genome of Actinoplanes teichomyceticus ATCC 31121 encodes:
- a CDS encoding arginase family protein, with the protein MTTILVPYHQDERLAEDEIPVPADVTVEPRFPDGDVWPRITAVCDATAVAVAPVVADGAVPLVLSGDCLVAGGVIAGVQRAGLDPAVVWFDAHGDVHTLQTSTSGYLGGLALRLVTGAHPGKYADAFGLRPVSPERAVLADARDLDPAEAAYLAASATRRLPVAEIGAATVPPGPLVLHVDVDVVDAGELPGLRFPVPGGPSTDAVVAACARLTATGRVAAMHVACPWWPAADGARQAARARLLSRLVSRS; encoded by the coding sequence ATGACCACGATCCTGGTTCCGTATCACCAAGACGAGCGGCTGGCGGAGGACGAGATCCCGGTGCCCGCCGACGTGACCGTCGAGCCCCGGTTTCCCGACGGCGACGTGTGGCCGAGGATCACCGCGGTGTGTGACGCGACCGCCGTGGCGGTAGCGCCGGTGGTCGCGGATGGTGCGGTGCCTCTGGTTCTGTCCGGCGACTGCCTGGTGGCCGGCGGAGTGATCGCCGGTGTGCAGCGGGCTGGTCTGGACCCGGCCGTGGTCTGGTTCGATGCGCACGGCGACGTGCACACCCTGCAGACCAGCACCTCCGGGTACCTCGGCGGCCTGGCGTTGCGCCTGGTCACCGGCGCGCACCCGGGGAAGTATGCCGACGCGTTCGGGTTGCGCCCGGTCTCACCGGAGCGCGCGGTGCTGGCGGACGCGCGGGACCTCGACCCAGCCGAGGCCGCCTACCTGGCGGCCAGCGCCACCCGCCGGCTCCCGGTTGCCGAGATCGGGGCGGCCACCGTCCCGCCGGGGCCGCTCGTGCTGCATGTCGATGTGGACGTCGTCGACGCCGGTGAGCTGCCCGGCCTGCGCTTCCCGGTGCCGGGTGGGCCGTCCACCGACGCCGTGGTGGCCGCCTGCGCGAGGCTGACGGCCACCGGCCGGGTTGCCGCCATGCACGTGGCGTGCCCCTGGTGGCCGGCCGCCGACGGGGCGCGGCAGGCAGCCCGGGCGCGTCTGCTGTCCCGCCTCGTCAGCCGCTCCTGA